DNA from Toxoplasma gondii ME49 chromosome X, whole genome shotgun sequence:
TACTCATACAAGTTTTGTGTATGTGACAGGACCTCACGCTCACCACCATCGGACGGGATACGAATGTGGGGAAAGGTTTGACACCTATTTGCCCCATGATATTATAGAGTTTTGCGTTATGACATCGTTGATTGATAGTCAACATGAATCGGCAAGCTCACCAACCATTTGCCCACGCCCCTTTTTTCAGCAACAACGGATTTGGGAAAatccacagagaagagagcgtgATTGATGTTTAccgtgtcttcctctcgcgccATGTCGCGGGCATTTCTCTCAATCTACCTTTAGCTGGCTCACCATTGCTGCCAACAACACTGTTCCAAGGCGCGCCGACATTCATCACCGTATTTGCCGCACCTGAGGATTTTCGGTAAAGCTGCATGCTGCGACCGGAGTCGGTGCCGGGCAAAGCGCAGTCCGTCACGGGGTTTGACGCGACCGCCGTGCAGTTGCCGAATCTGGAAGAGATACAGTGTTATAGTGACTTGCCTACTAGGCACGcacttccttttctgttgaCTCGTGGATTGGGCTGCATGTGAATTTCGCAGCATCTCCTTGCcaaacgaaggaaaaactTCGCTCTgggcttcctcgtctccaggAATTCCGGGGTCCCAGGGTCTGCGGGTTCTGAGCGGTTCAcctcgtcgccgtctcctcgtcccccCTTTTCGCTGTGTTCTGTTTGGCGTCCATGCATTCTGAAAGAACTTCGAGCCCCCCCCTGAAGTTGTGCGCGGAACCGTTTTTTGcattcttcgtttttcggGTTGCCCAGTCCGCAGTTATTCCCTGGAGAACTAGGACGATGTGTGACGAGGCGAAACCCGCAAGGTTTCATGCGCGTTTGGTCATTTGAAGCGGCCACCTCCCGCTTGCTTTTTGACCCCCGgtctgcatgtgtgtctcATTTCCTAAatcatatatttatatcaGGGATTTTTAGTGTTGTTACCAAtggactgtctccttcccagGACGCCGGTGAGGCGCGGTCGCGATCTCTTCGGAGTCGAACCCCGCTCGCGCGCTTGTATTTGGCTTCGCCTTTGTTGCATTGTGGTCATCTGTTTCGCTTGTAACAGTGGACAAGCGAGTGCTACAGTTGACGACAAGAACCCAGGAGGGACGTTCGACGTGGCTGAGAGACGGGATGGAAACGATGGAAAGCCGCTGGAAATAGGGGGCCCGTTGAGCAGGACGGAGCTGGGAGACGGATATCGTCTTGAGGCACAGAGCGAGGGAGGAACGAAAAGCGGTGGTCAGGGAAACGAAGTCAGCGGTTCAAACGATCGACAGGACCGACAGGGTACGGCGGGCACGACCCCCTCTTCCGATGGTCAACAAGGACCGTCACCAATGGATTCCGACAGTGCGAAAAAGCTggacgaggaggaactgGACGCATTCGAAGCCGAAATGTTGGAAAGGATGTACACAGCGGAACTGAAGGCCTTGGGCAGGCGAACGTGGATCGATAATTTTTTTGTAGACCGCGGCGGTCCTCGCATGGAGTACCCGATGCATGTCCGGCCGTCACTCTCAGGTTTCCTCATGACGTCACCACTCGTGGTTTCAGTGATCTCTTTGGTGTCGACCTTGAGAATGACTAGAAATCTCTGGGGACTCAtgttcgctcttctctggctCGCGGCCAGCTACGGACTCTCGAGCAAGTATGCCTTGCACAGAGGGAAGGGCTTGGATAAATTAGGCGTACAACTTCAGCACAGAGAATGGGAGCAGCTGACTCCCaaggagaagcgacaacTCCAGATGGAATTTTTCCGGAATGTCCTCAGCACTAACAGGCCGCGACTCCAGGGATCCTCTTACATCGCAGGTCTAGCACTGCTATTTTTGGCGGCCTTCGCCCCCACGACTCGGAGAATGCGCATCCCCAACAACACAGGTTTCAATACTGTTGCCTTCCTAGAGGAGCGTACGTTGACGATTCTTGCGATAATCCTGATGGTCGTGGGAGCGGTCAGGTACATGAGGAGCGTTTCAGCGAGACGCAGATACGACTACGAAACCCGAAAAATGTTTCGGGCTCGTTCCGACAAGgtgaaagcgaagaaaaggccCTCTGTCACAGAAGCCGACGCGGACGGGGCGAGTGCGACGGAAGCGAACCAGGACGGGGAACGGGAAGTGCTTGAATACAGAGGGGCGCTCTAGAAGAGTAGGCCTGTGACTCGACCAAAAGGAGGTAGAATTATAATATATACACTTCTGGATGTCCAAAAAAACAGAATACTTTACGCTGGATAACGTTTTAGTGCTAACTTACTACAGACCATGGGAGCCAGGTGCCCTCAAGCAAACCAGAAGATAACACCAATGTCACCCAGAAACGCATCCACCTGTTTGTGTTGGCTTCCCTACACCAGCGGCGGGCAATCTCTAAACTGTTACTGTTCCGCGTATCGATCTAGGGGGAACTGCTTGCGTGTCTGTTGTCGGTCTGCATGTCGTctcggaagagagagaagcccgTGTGCGCTCCCATAGAGGGGTGTCGCTTTTTCAAAAGTGTCATTTCGTGGAATGTGGCTGTTTTCACAATCGTGGCTTTCATGTTTCGCTTCTACGGATTTCTTTTTGACTTTCGGCGAGTCGTTCTCACGAGCTTTGTCAACGCAGGCCTCTCACGAGTTAGTCTTTTTCCCCCTTCTGTATCATGCGCCACAGTCCCCCCCAGAGACGTTATGACCATTTTTCGATAAAGCGCCTTTCAACGCGTGTCATGCTCGGAGTCTGGAGCTGCACAAGGCGCAGCGTAGTGCCGAGAGTTTGAAGTTACAGTGAATGATGTTTATGCGATGTGTCGAGGTTGAAgtgctcgtttttctttgttgtACCGCCCACAATCTcattttgtgtctctccctcgcgaACTCTACCCTGACTATTCAAAGAAATTGGCAGGTCCGACATGCCCCGCAATTACCATAACAGCCTCTACGTATTTCCGGCGTCTACTCCCTTTCTACCGGATTTCCCCCGAAAAATATTGTGGACCaacataaatacatatatgtatataaaaaAATAGATaatatttatatgtgtatatctTTGTAAAGCAAGAACATTTTAGTTAGCCCCATGTCGTTGAAAACTGTGGCACACGAAAATCCAACCGTGCCTGCACCTCAGCGAAGTTTGCCATTTCCAGCAACCGATTTCTTTCACTGGGTGATCCGCGAGGTGGAAATGTGTGGAACAACGGGCTACGCTCCGATCAGCATATTATGTgctcgacagcgacgaggTACGATTTTGAGAAATGAAACGAGACACGGAGACGGGTCCACCTTCGCGAGGTGTAGACAAATGCGTTTTGATTTTGGAAAAGGGACATCCACCTTTCGATTCGGGCTGGAATCACGGTTGTCGCGTTGACGGGGAACCCCGAAAATATCCTGACTCTCGACAGTCCTTCCGGTTCCACTTTCTGCACCTAAGACGGGGCGCGCTTGGTCCCGCTGACAAGAATGGACGTAGGTTCAGTTGTTTCACCGCACCAGGAAAAATATACACAAACGCCAAGATTGTCGGTTAATTAGCGCTGCTCGAACCCCGACCGGTAAAAAAGCGAATCAAAGAACCGCCGGTAGCGAAATCCAACTGTCACTTTCGCAGGCGCACACGCCCACCGGAAAGCAGTCCATAATGGCGTCACTTTCCTGCTTTAGTCAACTCACGCTCCATATCACCTCAAGACTGCGCAGTTCGCATCGGAGAGGAAACTGTGCACATTTGTCTGTACAAGATGCCGCTCAGCACGCGACACGTGCACCCACAGGCAGTGAAACATACGATTACAAATGCTGACAAACGTGGAAGCCCGACTGCTGACCTCGAGGTGAGCGGGAGTGACTCTCTCCGCAGTGCTCCTCCTCTTTGACAAGAGACGGCGCAGTACCGACTCTCAATATTGTCAGTGCTCAATGGGAAACTTCCCCTCAGTGTCTTGCCAGGGTTTGTCTCCCTGAGTGTCGCGGATTTTTTTCGCTGCGAGCGTCGTGCTCCGTGCTCGTAAGACATGTGTTTCAAGTCCTGACTGTAAAGTGGTCAGAACGGTCCGAGGGTATTTTCGCGACGTGAGGAGCCTGGCGCTTCTTGATTGCTGCTCAGCCAGTCTTCACGTCCAGTCCGTTCTCGAATCAAGGGGAAGCAAATTCAGTGTGACTCAGTTATGTCGGACGGCGTGACATTCTTAGTGACTTCCGAACGCTGCGGTTCTTGTCACGAGTGCTTACTACAGACCCTTTATCTGGAGAGGCAGCAACGTGTATCGCGCCGTTTAGCGTTTTAGCGTGTTTCTCGCTGCGTTTCGCAGCTCGATGCCCTGCAATGTTTTGGTGCCTTTTGGCACTCACGTTGCCTAAAGGGAGCCATCTTCGGCAGtgtccctctctcgcttctcaaGTGCCGCGAAACGGTCAGGTGCAGTAAAAAATTCTCAACCGCTTGCTGTCTAAATTAGGACAGCACCTCCATATCGATTCCAACCGCTTGCTGTCTGGCCGCCTGAATCCACTTGCTGGCGCGGAAGGCTACCTGCCCCCGCCTCCTCCAGTAAAACATGGCCTCGGACGACGAAGAGTGCAGACGTGGAAAGAGGCAAATGACCCGACGGCTGCCTCCTCACGCGCTGGGAGCTTTTCGGCTTAGCACGAGGCGGCCGAAGCAGCCGTGAGGGCGGGCGGCGCCTCAGTGAGAACTTCGTTCTAAAaacaagacagaagacacagcaCAACGCGCGTCACGCGCCGCGCGTCAAAAACGCGCCGACGCCTCTGAGAAAGTACAATTACCCAGTCTCACCTTTCACCACCCCGGAGAGAACCTCCGAGTTTCCCCGCTGAGGGCACAACTCGACTCTGTGGATCCATGCGGCCGGACAGAAAGCAGGGGACGGAAAAGCGAATGCCGACAGAGGCGCGCTCTCCCCAATCCACTGTCGTAACGAGAATTCCATAGGTCCGACTATTCCGTACAGACGAAGACTAGACAGAAGCCTTCACATCTGAATCGGCAGCTGCATCTTGGAAAACCACGCGGCCATCCTTACCAGTTTGGCCAGCTGAACGGGACCCAGCCAGGAGGAAATCTGCGCCTGAGATGCCGGTGGAAGTGCCGCCAAAACTTCTCGAAGATTCTTGAACTCGTCGACTTCAGCAAGAGGCGAAGATTGAAGCCCGCCGCTCTCATCGCAGCTGAACGTACCATACGAACATACACATTGACTGTACCTCCCTCTGTCATGCACACATtcacgtgtatatatatctatctacctgtctatatatatgtatatgtatttagtatatatatatatatatatttgataTTCCTCTGACGTTTCGAGTTGAGTAATATCAACGTAGCATGTACGGTCCCCAAATATTGCGGCATGCTCCTGAAGGTACCGTACACGCTGTTAACGGAAACTCCACAACTCGACCCGAGGAGTTGCAGTGCACAAAGTTCctgggagaaagagaaccgCGCTGCCGATCTGACACATTTGCTTGCAACAGTTGACTTCTTCGCATCCCAAAAAGAAATCCTTTATCTGTCAGAGTTGCTATTTAAGTCTGTCAGTTTCTTTCGACTCACCTCGAGTCACACATTTCGTCCCAGTcatcgtcgtcgtcgtcctcgtcgtcacCCCACTTGGCGTTGTCGAGTTTCTCGAGGATTTCTTTGGCTTTCGGGTGCAGCCCTGCGTCTTCCGTTTCGTCGAGGTCTTGCTCGGAGTCTCCATCCGAATCTGTGTCGAAGtcgctgttctcttcctcctccttcaaCTTCTGCTTCAGCTGTGCCTGCTCAGTGACTTGCGTGGCGAGCACTTTAAAGATAACCTCTACTCGCTCTGCAACGCATGCTGGGAACGACGCCGGCGCTGCCGCAAACTCCTGAACAAGCCGCGAGCACCCCAAAATAAagactttcttctgctcgtACCTGAAGGAAGAAATGCGCAAGAAGTCACACATATTGATGCATGTGCTTATTCatacctatacatatatatacacatgcatatacgcatatatatatatatatatatatatatatcgcaCTGATGAGTACATACACGGGAAAGAGGTGTAGTCACAGACCCACTGGAGGCATGGGGAACGACGAGTTGATATGCACGCATATCACAAAGATTCACCAGTTGAATACtgcacatacatgcatataaatatgtatacatatatatatatatatatatatggagacaCTCATCAACGCATTACACGCATCATGTATGCTTGTGTACGTTGACACACGTCGCCGCCTTAAATGTAAATAcctccatgcatgcatatatatatatatatatatatatatagggaAGCCCCTTTGCTTTAGTGCCTGGATTGGCTGCACGGGGGAGAGTATGGACGTCAAATCATGGGAGTGCCTTTGGGTGTGTTTTCGTACGTTTTGATAAGAGTCACATTTTCGAGGACGAAGTTGAGAACCGGCCCCGTCGCGCCTTGTtcttcgagaagaaggaagaacttGCGAACGTCGTAGACCATGAGAGTGAGAACGAATTTGATGAACATTTGCCGAGTGCGCTTGTCGATCTCCTGGCCGTTCTCCGCGTTCAACTTCAGTACCCAGCCCCAAACAGACTGGAAAGCAGGGAGGAGAATGTCGTCAGCTGTCTGCTGCGTTGCGCAACTTTCCAGtaagagacagagaagttGAAGACCGAGACATGCGTCGGTCTGAGACACCCACACAGACCAAAAGCGAAAGTCAGGAAAGAGTTGGCGGAGGTGtagggagaaacagagataaGAAAATGGCCAAGACTCAAAAACAGGGGAGGCGTACTTGAAAGACAAGCGTGTCATCTTCAGAGGATAGACTGCTGATGGATAGGAGCTTCCTTGCGTTGACAAGAAAAGCGCGTCCGACCAAAGCTCGATTTGCGACCGTCTGGTTGTATTTCTGTCCTTCAGTGTCCCCCGCTTTTCGCTTCGAGCCTGATTCCTTTTCACATTCCTCTTCCATCGTCACCCCCTcacgttcttctctctcttggtctTGAAGCAAACGTCCAGGTGTACACCTACCTACCCccaacacacacacatccacCACCGCCTACGCACCCAGATACATATGATCTTGTATACAtctacatctacatatatacatctacatatatacatgtatatatatatatatatattttctgtgtttccacATTTTTGTATGATGCGTACGCGTTCTGCATCTCGCGAGACTCGTGGGCACAAGAGCTTACGGAGTCGAGGTCTTCAATGCACTTCTTGGCGACCTGCAGAACGCATGCCTTGTAGGAGACGCCTAGTTCGTTTCGTCCACTGACGAActgcgcatgcgcgcggCACATGAAGTTCGAAAGAGGCGCGATCATGTCTCCGACAGAATCCACCGCCCAGCCGTTCTGCAGGGCCTCACTGAGGGGTCTCGAAGGCGTAGAGCCCCCACACACAGCTTGGTGAAGAGCGTCGAAGTAGCGCCAGAGAGGAGCAGGGAAAGGCGCGGGAATGTAGTAAGTGATGAACGCCAGAATCTCAATCGCATCGTCCAGCAAGTTGATCGCGTCCGGCGCAAACAAGGCGTCGAAGACCGGATACAGATCCGACAAAAACTCAGAGTACAGTGCAGGCGTCTCGGTCACGGAAGCCAGGACGCTGAatggaaaacggagaaaaaggaagaaaacagacacactgACGTCTATTCCGAGCCTGTTGACCACTACCCCAAATCGAGCTGCAAGACTCAGCGatccttgcttcttctcatTCCCTCGAAACATTTCTTCAAGTACATACCTATGCatctatacacatatacacacatatagatatactcatatatatttatctctctctctatatatatatatatatattatatgtatAGCAATTCATATATTTGTGTCTCACTTTCGAGGTTCAACTCTAGAAGCTGCGGACAAAGGACGTATCAGGCGTTTTctcgtgtgtgtgtttttgtgGACGCGTTTGAACGtaggtgcatgcacatatacatgcatgtgtacatgttCGTATTGCGTTTCTGGAACCCCCAGCGAGCGTGGACCGCAGCAGGACCTGACCCCCGCCTGCACTGACTTTTTGAGGGCACTGAGGACCGTCAtggaagcgaaggcggcgtCTTCCTCAGCGCTGTCATCGCCGGCTTGCTCAGCAGCTCCTTCTCGGTCGAGCATTTCCAAGAGGGTAGTGCTGAGGGCCTGCGTGAGGTCCTTGGCGTACGGCGCGATGTGTGCTTCGTGTGAAGAAATGAGTTGCTCGATGGTGGCGACGACTTGCTCGTTGTCGATATCCTTCATGACCGCGAAGAGCTGCTTGGTCAACCCCTCGAGATTCGCGACAACCACCTGCTGCAGCTCCTCCACTTcgacgctgaagaagactTTCGCGGAGATCGCAGCCTGAACTCGAACTGGGAGCTCCGCGTCTTGGGTGAGGAGCACGATGCCCTTGTACGCCTCAACGAGCGCCGTGGGGTTCTTCCACGCAGACAGTTTAGGCACAAACTCTTCGAAGACTACGCATGCTCGCATGCGTAGGAACTTGTTCGGACTCTGGAGGTCCGGCAACACAAAATGCGTCAGAAACTCCTCGACTGGCGCCTGGCGCTTCTTAGACAGCAGGCGATCCGAGATGCAACATGCCAGCCGCAGAGccgcgtcttttttctgaaaCGCAACCACCGACAACGGCTGGTTCGCCGCAGACGCTTGCTGAGAAAGGGTGCGAAACTCCTCCACCAATCGATGAGTCAACAGATAGAGCGGCTCCAGGAAGTCGCGGCCGCGATAGCGCACCAGGGCCTTGATGAACTCGCAAGCTggcgcagaaggaaacatcgacagagacagaagacagagagaagcgagaaggtggacgacagggagagaggtTGGCACAGCTGGGGAAGAGCGCAAAAGAAAGAGCGATGAGAGTCACAGGTGGAGACGCTTGAAATGTGTACgcagccagagagagaaacgaagaccaTGCAAATCAAAGCCATCTCTGTTTCAATGCATATTTCGCTCCACCTCCaaacccccccccccgcaaAGTCCCTGTTGCGCGCCTGACGCCTCTTGCGTGTCCTCTTCTTAGTCTATGAAGCCACTTGAGACACAAACGCGCGTTTCTGCGTTGTTTTCACTGCTTCCCTCACCCGCTTCCCTAGGGTCCGAGAAGCTTTCGAGAGCGTCGCTTTGTCGGCGCACGAACTCCACCGGCTCCGACTGCCAGagttcgtcgtcttcttcgttgaaCTGCAGCAGGGGGACGCAGACTtgagagacgaggaactCGCCGCTGGGCTTCAGCAGGGCGGAGTAGATTTTCGCGGCCTCtgtggcgaggagaagaaactgcagCATTAGATTGACCATTCGAGGCGTGAGCCAGAACTGGACTTGTTCGGGCCGCTCCTGCCGCTGccgaagcagcagcagaatCTTTTCTGTGAAGCGCGGCGCCCACTGCATGGCGAAGTTCCGTCCGAACGCATGTGCAACGTCGTTGTCCTTCGACCGCGAACGACTCAGCAACTTCTGGTCGCcgaagcgagaaaacgcgcgcTGAATGATCTGCAGAGCCCACTTCTTCACCTTGAACACTGGGAGTTCGCAGCGTTCTCCCGGCTCCAGCCCCGACAGCATTTCCGCAGGCACTGCAGTCGACGCACGCACCGAAAACGAAGCGCGAAAATAAAGAAAACCGACGCAGACCCacacagagcgacagaggcacagagacaggaaagccGGGAACGGGTCTGACGATCACAATCAGCAGccagagcagagacagcagctcCACGCtcgacagacggagacggcTCGCCAGTGATGTGGAGCACCGACAGACAGAGTTGGGAGAGCACGCAGGAAATGTCTCCCTCCGTCCGAGTCGTTCGCTGATCAAGGCGAacggacgcatgcaaagaacTGCCTCCTCCACGGGGAGTCTGCAACTCGCCCAGCTCCCGTCCGAGCTCAGAGAAATCTGCATTCGCTAGAAGCTTCTATTCCAAGTGGAGGCGCGAAATTCCGGACTCTATTCCCTGTGCCCTCTGAACGAGTTCATTAGCGAAACGTGAAGAGTTGAATTCGAGTTCatacagaaaaggaaaaaagcaaaagatCTCCAATTCTCAACGCACTTGCTGTTGACCCCACTCTCTGCTCCGCAGTCCACTGGGGTAAAACCGTGTCACTTTTTTCCCTCGCCACAGGTGTCTCTTGCGCGATCTTTCTCCGCGTGAGCCTTTGTCGGCATGCAGcgttcgttcctctctttccgcGAGTATTTTGGAGAAGCCTATGTTTTCTAACTCGTAGTGCCTAATCCCCAGAATGCGGCCTGCAGAGAATCCATCGTTTTTTTGAGTTGACGTCTGCCCCTTTCCCTCGTTCAGCGATCGGCCCGGTTCAGACAGAGCGCTCGCAGCGCGCTTTGCAGActttcttgtgtctctgcgtctttctcgagTCCCCGAAAGATTCAAACTGCGAAAGTTTAAAAgtcaagagaagcgaggtGATCTGCTCAGAAAAGTCGGAAACGTTGGAAAGAATTTAACTTGGTTGAAAGGACGCAAACTTGCATTGAGGGAATGCACCTTATCCGTAAAGACTCGACAGTAAATTTCCTCGCCTCGCAAGCATTCAGACTTAAGTAAAGACGCTTCAGTTGACACGCACCTACGCAGCAGtattttcttgtctctcccctACCTACCGGGTCGGACGAGAATCTGTTCCATGAGCTCCATCCAGTCGTCCATGGTGGAGACAACGAGGccggaggaggcgagacagactTGAGTCGAACTCCAGTAGACTTTACAAATCAGCTTGAGCATCTGCATGGCGTCCGAGTTGCTCAAGCCGCCCTCGTTCAGCAGCTGTGCCGCAGccggcagcagcagcggccaGGTCTGTTCAATGATCGAGTCCAGAGCCTCTTTGTCGGTGCGTTTGAATTCATAAATTCCGCAGAGTCTCCGCAGGACAGACAGCGCGCACATGAGGCGACTCGAGTCTTGGCGCGCCGCGATGTCGCTCCGCACTGcaggcagcagcagcggccaGCTGAACAGAAAGGAATCGCAGCAAAGCCGCGCATGGAAAGAAGCggaacaagagaaacgaaggtaGGACCGACACGCAAGACTCAgctctcgaggaagaaagaaaaggagacaggagaaactGACCCtcggaaggagaaaaaaccggCAAACATACACCTAGAGAGTCACTTTGGATCGGGTCTGCAATTGCAGTCGTCTCTTCAGaccagaaaagagagagtcAAGGCTTtgaaaacaagaagagatGTTGGTGGGAACATCCCAGGATTTAGTACTGCCAGAgcgagaggcggagaaaatTAACGAAATTCGAAATTTCACAAGAGCGCTCTGAGATGTgaaaaaatcagaaaaaggGGGTTCTGGAATCGAAGAATAGCATGTGTTCTGCGAAAGCAAATGCAATAGACAATGAGAGGCAAGAGCAACGGAAAACGAAACTGTCACCGATTGGTAACCCGCAAACCGCAGAATGAAGCCGAACCTATTCAGACGCATTTGTGCATACACAAAAAACAAAATATTCTAACGTAAAACGCGTGTacacacatttatatatatatatatatatatatatatagacactTGCTTGTGTGCATACGGGAAAAACGTATTCTCATCACATGATCTTCTATCCCTTCAACGTAACGATACTCGCAGTTGTttatacacacatatgcaaatatatataataaATACTATTTAttatatgtaaatatatgaCAATATACATaagtatacatacatacatggcGCCTAGGGGGATGCGACCGCGTTTCCGCGGACTTTATTCGCAGATCGGCTTCGGTATGGATACACAGGGGCCGAGCACGACCCGAGAGCGCCCCGCGAGGACAAAGAAATGGAGGGTAGACTGGTGTGAGTGCGAGGGCAGAAAGCGCAGTTGACAACAGCGTCTGTTGGAAAGCGTCTGATTTTCAGCAGCGCTGGAGGGACATTGAGAAAAACGAATTTTCCAGTTTAGGACAGAGATCAGGAGCCTCCTGAGAGTGACCAGAGGTTGACTTGACTGTCCGCGTGGAGACACGAGAAGTCTAGATCCAGGCTTTTAACTAAACGGTGCGGTCCGAATCGAATCTTGAACGGGGATTCGCATGATGGGAGCAAGGCCGCGAAAAGTCCTACGTTACACTTTGTGCAACGCAATCGAGCTTCAAGGGTCGCCAGCGAGAATCTGAATGTCTGCTGGCGCGTGTGACCACCAAAGCGATCGCAGTTTCCTGGGGAGTGAATCCAGCGCTCGGCTATCCAACTCGCAGCAACGAAGAttctctccagaaaaaaaaacgtaGCGCACAGAAAAGGTCGGGCACAGCAAATAGACACCTCGAAGTACCAGCATGCAGTCCATTCGGGTGGCGGAGTCGAGTACTCGTAAGAACTGCGTGGGATATGTCTCGCGACAGGCGCCAGCTTCATGCCCCTGGAAAGACGTGGAAAAcaacgcgaagagagaacaggaagaagaggcccGCTGGACGGGTTACCTCACCTCGATGGATAGTCATGAAGAGCGATGAGTCGAATGCACTCGAGCAGCTGTTGAGAGACAGGCTGGGAGACTGGGCAAACTTGAATGAGAGCTTGGTAGATGTTGTCTTTGATgaacgttttctcttccccagAGTAAaactcttccttcttgcgaGCGCTGCTggcgtcctcttcgttctcatCCAGCCCCGCTCCCGGACAATCCCAGTGCTTCTTCACCTCGTTCTTCAGCATCACTGCCGCCGAGGTTCGGACGCCCACATCGATCTGCACAAAAAGCGATTCTCTGCAACACACAGGCCTCTGGGCTCCAACAGTTTGTATCACGGTAGGTCTTCTATGTGCCTGTGAACGATTCGAGCGCCCTGCAGGTAAGCAGATGCCGCGCTCAAAGATGC
Protein-coding regions in this window:
- a CDS encoding hypothetical protein (encoded by transcript TGME49_223550~Signal peptide predicted by SignalP 2.0 HMM (probability 0.583) with cleavage site probability 0.307 at residue 48~Predicted trans-membrane domain (TMHMM2.0):193-216:220-243:287-310:329-352): MDCLLPRTPVRRGRDLFGVEPRSRACIWLRLCCIVVICFACNSGQASATVDDKNPGGTFDVAERRDGNDGKPLEIGGPLSRTELGDGYRLEAQSEGGTKSGGQGNEVSGSNDRQDRQGTAGTTPSSDGQQGPSPMDSDSAKKLDEEELDAFEAEMLERMYTAELKALGRRTWIDNFFVDRGGPRMEYPMHVRPSLSGFLMTSPLVVSVISLVSTLRMTRNLWGLMFALLWLAASYGLSSKYALHRGKGLDKLGVQLQHREWEQLTPKEKRQLQMEFFRNVLSTNRPRLQGSSYIAGLALLFLAAFAPTTRRMRIPNNTGFNTVAFLEERTLTILAIILMVVGAVRYMRSVSARRRYDYETRKMFRARSDKVKAKKRPSVTEADADGASATEANQDGEREVLEYRGAL
- a CDS encoding importin-beta N-terminal domain-containing protein (encoded by transcript TGME49_223540), which encodes MAVAPPDPQQLCQVLEGTYSQNEEVRRTSEQYLQTISPSPGLLAALLKIVQHDQIDVGVRTSAAVMLKNEVKKHWDCPGAGLDENEEDASSARKKEEFYSGEEKTFIKDNIYQALIQVCPVSQPVSQQLLECIRLIALHDYPSSWPLLLPAVRSDIAARQDSSRLMCALSVLRRLCGIYEFKRTDKEALDSIIEQTWPLLLPAAAQLLNEGGLSNSDAMQMLKLICKVYWSSTQVCLASSGLVVSTMDDWMELMEQILVRPVPAEMLSGLEPGERCELPVFKVKKWALQIIQRAFSRFGDQKLLSRSRSKDNDVAHAFGRNFAMQWAPRFTEKILLLLRQRQERPEQVQFWLTPRMVNLMLQFLLLATEAAKIYSALLKPSGEFLVSQVCVPLLQFNEEDDELWQSEPVEFVRRQSDALESFSDPREAACEFIKALVRYRGRDFLEPLYLLTHRLVEEFRTLSQQASAANQPLSVVAFQKKDAALRLACCISDRLLSKKRQAPVEEFLTHFVLPDLQSPNKFLRMRACVVFEEFVPKLSAWKNPTALVEAYKGIVLLTQDAELPVRVQAAISAKVFFSVEVEELQQVVVANLEGLTKQLFAVMKDIDNEQVVATIEQLISSHEAHIAPYAKDLTQALSTTLLEMLDREGAAEQAGDDSAEEDAAFASMTVLSALKNVLASVTETPALYSEFLSDLYPVFDALFAPDAINLLDDAIEILAFITYYIPAPFPAPLWRYFDALHQAVCGGSTPSRPLSEALQNGWAVDSVGDMIAPLSNFMCRAHAQFVSGRNELGVSYKACVLQVAKKCIEDLDSTDACLGLQLLCLLLESCATQQTADDILLPAFQSVWGWVLKLNAENGQEIDKRTRQMFIKFVLTLMVYDVRKFFLLLEEQGATGPVLNFVLENVTLIKTYEQKKVFILGCSRLVQEFAAAPASFPACVAERVEVIFKVLATQVTEQAQLKQKLKEEEENSDFDTDSDGDSEQDLDETEDAGLHPKAKEILEKLDNAKWGDDEDDDDDDWDEMCDSSCDESGGLQSSPLAEVDEFKNLREVLAALPPASQAQISSWLGPVQLAKLNEVLTEAPPALTAASAASC